Proteins encoded by one window of Candidatus Poribacteria bacterium:
- a CDS encoding DUF4159 domain-containing protein codes for MINCCIKTSLTDNCKLKTENYFLIGCFLLCAVIGGQVTPGLQASAVPITIAQVHYGGGGDWYGDATTIKNWLQLLRNRTDIETAKDRVIIKLTDHTLYQYPILYLVGHGNIRLTESEVEALRDYLKNGGFLFANDDYGLDKSFRREMRRVFPEQELQPIPNTHLIYRCFYALQGLPKIHKHDAEPAQGFGLFHDGRLVVYYAYSADIGDGLEDADVHPDDTPQVRELAAKMAVNIAVYALTH; via the coding sequence ATGATAAATTGTTGCATCAAAACCTCTTTAACTGATAACTGTAAACTGAAAACTGAAAACTACTTTTTGATCGGTTGTTTCCTCCTTTGTGCCGTGATTGGCGGACAGGTAACGCCCGGTTTGCAGGCGTCCGCTGTCCCGATAACTATTGCCCAAGTCCACTATGGCGGTGGCGGAGATTGGTATGGCGACGCAACAACTATCAAAAACTGGCTGCAACTCCTCCGAAATCGAACAGATATTGAGACTGCTAAGGACAGGGTAATTATTAAGTTGACGGATCATACCCTTTACCAATACCCAATACTCTATCTGGTAGGGCACGGGAATATCCGACTGACTGAAAGTGAAGTCGAGGCATTGCGGGATTATCTTAAGAACGGTGGTTTTCTGTTCGCAAATGATGATTACGGGCTCGACAAAAGTTTTCGCCGTGAAATGCGGAGGGTATTTCCAGAGCAGGAACTGCAGCCTATACCGAACACGCACCTGATTTATCGCTGTTTCTATGCGTTGCAGGGACTCCCTAAGATTCATAAACACGACGCTGAACCCGCACAAGGGTTTGGGCTTTTTCATGATGGACGCCTGGTCGTTTACTATGCCTATAGTGCTGATATCGGTGATGGGCTTGAGGATGCCGATGTACATCCAGACGATACCCCTCAGGTCCGCGAACTCGCGGCGAAAATGGCGGTAAATATTGCTGTCTATGCCTTAACACATTAA